A stretch of Macadamia integrifolia cultivar HAES 741 chromosome 7, SCU_Mint_v3, whole genome shotgun sequence DNA encodes these proteins:
- the LOC122085254 gene encoding dnaJ homolog subfamily B member 13-like, whose amino-acid sequence MGEHHKRSSSDFQTIIGVPKGSCCIKDACKAYKSMTTRWYPDKNSSSTKAEDVTKLKTLKEAFFEDSRDNGGGNHPSTTDHIFKQHQSVDDQFYMPSFHSRDTSRRSKTPSPMSGSLSRGMSRRSTNSSSLSEPQPLSRSISRMSNTSTIPTRQGEPSPLSRSISRMSNSSTSPGSEPPLSRCISRRSSTTPIMFSYSTARTKPPPVEKQLECTLEELLKGCTKKIKIKKDVITNTGLIVQEVETLTMKVKPGWKKGTKITFDGMGDERPGFLPADIIFLIAEKRHSMFRREENDLILSVQIPLIKALTGCILSIPLLGGEKMVLTLDEIVYPGYTKIISGQGMPNPREHGKRGDLQVIFQINFPTKLSDEQRFDVVNLLQGCT is encoded by the exons ATGGGAGAACACCACAAGCGTTCCTCATCAGATTTCCAAACCATCATTGGTGTCCCCAAAGGTTCTTGTTGCATTAAAGATGCCTGCAAGGCCTACAAATCCATGACGACAAGATGGTATCCTGATAAGAATTCTTCTTCCACCAAAGCTGAAGACGTAACCAAGTTAAAAACCCTTAAAGAAGCCTTTTTTGAG GACTCCAGAGACAATGGAGGAGGGAATCATCCTTCAACTACCGATCATATCTTCAAGCAGCATCAGAGCGTCGACGATCAGTTCTACATGCCATCATTCCATTCGAGGGACACAAGCCGGAGATCTAAAACCCCATCTCCAATGTCTGGCTCGCTCTCAAGAGGCATGAGTCGGAGGAGCACCAACTCCAGCAGCCTTAGTGAGCCACAGCCTCTCTCAAGAAGCATAAGTCGAATGAGCAACACAAGCACAATACCCACTAGACAGGGTGAACCGTCGCCGCTCTCAAGAAGCATAAGCCGAATGAGCAACAGTAGCACAAGCCCAGGCAGCGAACCACCACTATCGAGATGCATTAGCCGACGGAGTAGCACCACCCCTATCATGTTCTCCTACTCGACCGCAAGAACTAAGCCCCCACCGGTGGAGAAGCAGCTAGAGTGCACCCTAGAGGAGTTGTTGAAGGGATGCACCAAAAAGATCAAGATAAAAAAAGATGTCATTACTAATACCGG ATTGATTGTTCAGGAAGTGGAGACACTGACAATGAAGGTGAAACCTGGATGGAAAAAAGGAACAAAGATAACATTTGATGGAATGGGTGATGAGAGACCAGGATTTCTACCAGCTGATATTATCTTCTTAATTGCTGAGAAACGCCATTCCATGttcagaagagaagaaaatgactTGATCTTATCAGTACAGATTCCCTTAATAAAAGCACTCACAGGATGCATTCTCTCTATTCCTCTCTTAGGAGGGGAGAAGATGGTTTTGACACTAGATGAGATTGTGTACCCTGGTTACACAAAGATAATCTCAGGCCAAGGAATGCCTAATCCAAGAGAGCATGGAAAAAGAGGAGATCTACAAGTCATATTCCAGATCAATTTCCCAACGAAATTGAGCGATGAACAGCGCTTTGATGTTGTTAATCTTCTTCAAGGTTGCACTTGA